From a region of the Paenibacillus sp. R14(2021) genome:
- a CDS encoding carbohydrate ABC transporter permease gives MKAISKWLVYLLLGILVITQIYPLFWLIMYSLKTNEQILGSSFFSLPTWPQWGNYRDAYKSGHYLQYLGNSVLVTLVTLLCVIVLASMAAYAISRFKWKLAPIVSLIFLLGMMIPLQATLLPLLLIFKNLHLLDTRWALILPYIAFSTPIAVFIMSGFMKGIPAEIEESAFIDGASVYRIFRSIILPISVPPIMTVVILTFITIWNEYIMAATFISSEKLKTLPFGIYTFVSQYNVNYGAIGAFLVLGALPVLIIYFTLSEKITKGMVAGAVKG, from the coding sequence ATGAAGGCAATCTCAAAATGGCTCGTGTATCTACTTCTCGGGATCCTCGTCATTACGCAAATTTACCCATTGTTTTGGCTGATTATGTACTCGCTCAAGACGAACGAGCAGATCCTTGGATCCAGCTTCTTCTCGCTGCCGACGTGGCCGCAATGGGGTAACTATAGAGACGCTTACAAGAGCGGTCATTATCTGCAATACCTCGGAAACAGCGTGCTTGTCACGCTCGTGACGCTGCTATGCGTCATCGTGCTCGCATCCATGGCCGCTTATGCGATCTCGCGTTTCAAATGGAAGCTGGCACCCATCGTTTCGCTCATTTTCCTGCTCGGTATGATGATTCCGCTGCAGGCAACGCTGCTGCCGCTGCTGCTCATTTTCAAAAATCTGCATCTTCTCGATACGCGTTGGGCCCTCATTCTACCGTATATCGCGTTCTCGACGCCGATTGCCGTCTTCATTATGAGCGGCTTCATGAAGGGCATTCCAGCCGAGATCGAAGAATCGGCGTTCATTGACGGTGCAAGCGTCTATCGGATCTTCCGCAGCATCATCCTGCCAATCTCAGTGCCGCCGATCATGACGGTCGTCATTCTGACGTTCATCACGATTTGGAACGAATATATCATGGCCGCGACCTTTATCTCGTCCGAGAAGTTGAAAACTCTCCCGTTTGGCATATATACTTTTGTGAGCCAGTACAACGTCAACTATGGCGCAATCGGCGCATTCCTCGTGCTTGGAGCGCTTCCGGTGCTGATTATCTATTTCACGCTCTCCGAGAAAATTACGAAGGGCATGGTAGCCGGCGCGGTCAAAGGGTAA
- a CDS encoding sensor histidine kinase, which yields MARGFHSIQYRLFMLFLVSMSAIVLTVSILYYNRTTVQFHEKISSLSKQNVSQTAGLFDLLLKGYDSLSKSVIGNNDLARILSNPSVDSPAVDYFNDKAITNILAAVFLSKEDIIGIHVLTDQGKVYNYGNYGNVIDPHFAESSWYSEIKQSTGDMVWLGVYKHSIIDQVESDAVFAFGRPIFDLNNHRPVGIALFETSPQAITAAMDNLKLGAHSQVYLMSSSGSVISTTAQAWDEPWLAKLPRPADGMPVVAESDGQLVVASMLPYADWTVLSVTPDQDLNVELVETKRFLIIVGAILVMVSTLLATIFSRTISSPLKRLISEMKQVEIGNFRGSLNVTSYQEINILVASFNQMVNRIAELIERVKISSVSEKNAELHALQSQVNPHFLYNTLDMIYWMLDEKGHDRLGKVVLSLSRLFRYSSHWDEGAAVSLREEIEQTKHYLTIIVTRLEGRLTVDVDAADPWLNIPLPKMTLQPIIENAVKHGLEPLVDRPGMLRVYTKEAERHLRIMIEDNGVGMSADTRDRLNAMLSRPDGPVRREYEDEGRRGGGIGLVNLQRRIRHMYGEAYGLELRSEPNVGTTAIITVPRPITKEGGAVHGSEHSYHG from the coding sequence GTGGCACGTGGATTTCATTCCATTCAATATCGGCTGTTCATGCTGTTTCTGGTCAGCATGTCGGCTATTGTGCTGACGGTCAGCATTCTGTACTATAACCGGACGACGGTACAATTTCATGAGAAGATCAGCAGCCTCTCGAAGCAGAACGTATCGCAGACGGCAGGGCTGTTCGATCTTCTTCTGAAAGGGTACGACAGTCTGTCGAAGTCCGTCATCGGCAATAATGATTTGGCTCGTATTTTGAGCAATCCTTCAGTCGACAGCCCTGCTGTCGATTATTTTAATGATAAGGCCATTACGAATATCTTGGCCGCGGTCTTCCTGTCGAAGGAAGATATTATCGGCATTCATGTTTTGACCGACCAAGGGAAAGTGTATAACTACGGCAATTACGGCAATGTAATCGATCCTCATTTCGCCGAGAGCAGCTGGTACAGCGAAATCAAGCAGTCGACGGGCGACATGGTCTGGCTCGGCGTTTATAAGCATTCGATCATTGATCAGGTGGAGAGCGACGCGGTCTTCGCGTTCGGGCGCCCCATCTTCGATTTGAACAATCATAGGCCTGTCGGCATTGCGCTGTTCGAGACGAGTCCGCAGGCGATCACTGCCGCGATGGACAACCTGAAGCTCGGCGCGCACAGCCAGGTGTACCTGATGTCGAGCAGCGGCAGCGTAATCTCGACGACCGCTCAGGCGTGGGATGAGCCGTGGCTTGCAAAACTACCGCGTCCAGCGGATGGCATGCCGGTCGTAGCGGAGAGCGACGGCCAGCTGGTCGTGGCGTCCATGCTGCCTTATGCCGACTGGACGGTGCTCAGCGTAACGCCGGATCAGGATTTGAACGTGGAGCTGGTGGAGACGAAGCGGTTTCTAATCATCGTCGGCGCGATTCTCGTCATGGTATCGACGCTGCTGGCGACGATTTTTTCCCGGACCATTTCATCGCCGCTCAAGCGGTTGATTTCGGAGATGAAGCAGGTCGAGATCGGAAACTTCCGCGGTTCGCTGAACGTGACCTCGTATCAGGAAATCAATATTTTGGTGGCCTCCTTTAATCAGATGGTTAATCGAATTGCGGAGCTTATCGAGCGAGTGAAGATATCGTCCGTCAGCGAGAAGAACGCGGAGCTGCATGCGCTGCAGTCCCAGGTCAATCCGCATTTTCTGTACAATACGCTGGACATGATTTATTGGATGCTGGACGAGAAGGGACATGACCGTCTCGGCAAGGTGGTGCTGTCGCTGTCCCGGTTATTCCGCTACAGCAGCCATTGGGATGAGGGCGCGGCCGTCAGCCTCCGTGAGGAGATCGAGCAGACGAAGCATTATTTGACGATTATCGTGACGCGGCTTGAGGGCAGGCTTACCGTCGATGTGGATGCAGCCGATCCGTGGCTGAACATTCCGCTGCCTAAAATGACGCTGCAGCCTATCATCGAGAATGCCGTCAAGCACGGCCTGGAGCCGCTTGTCGACCGTCCGGGCATGCTGCGCGTGTATACGAAGGAAGCGGAGCGCCATCTGCGTATCATGATCGAGGACAACGGCGTCGGGATGAGTGCGGACACGCGCGACCGATTAAACGCGATGCTGAGCCGGCCGGACGGGCCGGTTCGCAGGGAATACGAGGATGAGGGCAGACGAGGCGGCGGCATCGGACTCGTCAATTTGCAGCGGCGCATTCGCCACATGTACGGCGAAGCTTACGGGCTGGAGCTAAGAAGCGAGCCGAATGTCGGGACGACGGCGATCATAACGGTCCCGCGGCCGATCACGAAGGAGGGAGGAGCTGTCCATGGAAGTGAGCATTCTTATCACGGATGA
- a CDS encoding response regulator has protein sequence MSILITDDENVIREGVKRTIKRAFPEHTVHLAASAEEAVKIMDSHPVDIVLTDILMPGIDGLEFMKMSRRKYPHVKWVVISAHSEFSFAQKAVRLGAKDYLLKPIGKERLVELIDQLVNEAKVETKLSREGEMLKTNLKYLREAVFQRLATGLDTGNIDIEPIALHFPRFKLIMVHIEEAVKQVHLEHFIIENVLSELVERHGQGFVVNFDRQSLLGVVQSEGAEAEMKLLSELKTHLGHYLKVPFHITYSGEIDDFQRIAAEVKWLRHAAGATSPDGLEGSGDKAIEVALQYLKAHYNEELSLEKVASVVFLNPIYFSQLFKQKTGQGYKDYVISLRIEQAKELLQQQSLKLAEIAERIGYGDVRHFTQVFRKKMNVTPTEYRQQFLAER, from the coding sequence GTGAGCATTCTTATCACGGATGACGAGAACGTTATCCGCGAAGGCGTGAAACGAACGATCAAGCGGGCTTTCCCAGAACATACGGTGCACCTAGCCGCCTCGGCGGAGGAAGCGGTCAAAATCATGGACAGTCATCCTGTCGACATCGTTCTGACCGATATTCTGATGCCGGGCATTGACGGCCTGGAGTTCATGAAGATGTCACGCCGCAAATACCCCCACGTGAAATGGGTCGTTATTTCGGCGCATTCCGAATTTTCTTTCGCCCAGAAGGCGGTGCGGCTCGGAGCGAAGGACTATCTGCTGAAGCCGATCGGCAAGGAGCGGCTCGTCGAGCTGATAGACCAGTTGGTCAACGAAGCTAAGGTCGAGACGAAGCTCTCTCGTGAAGGGGAGATGCTGAAGACGAATTTAAAGTATCTCCGCGAGGCGGTGTTTCAGCGACTGGCCACAGGTCTCGATACGGGCAATATCGACATCGAGCCGATTGCCTTGCATTTCCCGCGGTTCAAGCTCATCATGGTGCATATCGAGGAAGCGGTCAAACAGGTGCACCTGGAGCATTTTATTATCGAGAACGTGCTCTCCGAGCTGGTCGAGCGCCACGGGCAGGGGTTCGTGGTCAATTTCGACCGGCAAAGCCTGCTAGGCGTCGTTCAGTCCGAAGGCGCGGAGGCAGAAATGAAGCTGCTTTCGGAGCTCAAGACCCATTTGGGCCACTACTTGAAGGTGCCGTTCCATATTACGTATTCCGGCGAAATCGATGATTTTCAGCGCATCGCCGCGGAAGTGAAGTGGCTGCGGCATGCGGCTGGGGCGACGAGCCCGGATGGGCTGGAAGGCAGCGGCGATAAAGCGATCGAGGTCGCGCTGCAGTATTTGAAGGCGCACTACAACGAGGAGCTGTCGCTGGAGAAAGTTGCTTCCGTCGTGTTCCTGAACCCGATTTATTTCAGCCAGCTGTTTAAACAAAAGACGGGCCAGGGCTATAAGGACTACGTCATCAGCCTGCGCATCGAGCAGGCCAAGGAGCTGCTGCAGCAGCAGAGCCTGAAGCTTGCGGAGATCGCGGAACGTATCGGTTACGGCGACGTCAGGCATTTCACGCAGGTGTTCCGCAAGAAGATGAACGTCACGCCAACGGAGTACAGGCAGCAGTTTCTGGCGGAGCGCTAG
- a CDS encoding GNAT family N-acetyltransferase has translation MNVHAEKMRTEDAESIVKWRYEQPYHFYDHESTPEAVQELLAGNYYTVFDNHDGLLGFYCVGSSAQVPSESYDYVDSYLDIGLGMRPDRTGMGKGNEFLSFVLRSIKEQYANKPLRLTVAAFNQRAIRLYRHFQFIETAQFTKGSTEFVVMYRASQGNDE, from the coding sequence ATGAATGTTCATGCGGAGAAGATGCGGACGGAGGATGCGGAGTCGATCGTGAAATGGAGATACGAGCAGCCGTATCATTTCTACGATCATGAATCGACGCCTGAAGCCGTCCAGGAACTTCTGGCGGGCAACTATTATACGGTATTCGATAATCACGATGGGCTGCTCGGTTTCTATTGCGTGGGCAGCTCGGCCCAAGTTCCGAGCGAAAGTTACGACTATGTGGATTCGTATCTCGATATCGGACTCGGAATGAGACCTGATCGGACAGGAATGGGGAAAGGGAACGAATTCCTTTCCTTCGTGCTCAGATCGATTAAGGAGCAATATGCCAATAAGCCTTTGCGATTAACGGTTGCAGCGTTTAATCAGCGAGCTATACGGCTGTATCGACATTTTCAATTCATTGAGACCGCCCAATTTACGAAGGGTTCAACCGAATTTGTCGTTATGTACAGAGCATCCCAGGGAAACGACGAGTGA
- a CDS encoding 6-phospho-beta-glucosidase translates to MSKGLKVAVIGGGSSYTPELVEGFIRFHQELPIKELWLVDIEAGLHKLSIVGNLAKRMVEQSGLPIDVHLTTDRREAIRDADFISTQMRVGMLEARGRDESIPLKYGVIGQETTGPGGMMKALRTIPVLLDICRDMEELAPNAWLLNFTNPAGMVTEAIHTYTNVRSVGLCNAPIGLTKWLSQTYNTPPAQIYTEFVGLNHLHWVTRVDVNGEDKLPELLNNPAGFTGKNVPQNGWNPDFLRSLGGLPSYYLKYFYMTDEMLAEQQEALLRDGHRAAVVKRVEDELFRLYSDPELNEKPKQLEQRGGAFYSEAAVNLMKSLHNGTNDIQTLNVANRGVIDFLPVEAAIEVNCVVTRNGPLPLPLTRVPAHVKGLIHAVKTYEQLAIRAAVTGDRDLALQAMVHHPLVPNVNTAIPLLNEMLEANKAYLPQFFPQG, encoded by the coding sequence ATGAGTAAAGGATTGAAAGTTGCCGTCATCGGGGGCGGTTCCTCGTACACCCCGGAGCTGGTGGAAGGATTTATCCGTTTCCATCAGGAGCTGCCGATTAAAGAGCTGTGGCTTGTCGATATCGAGGCAGGGCTTCATAAGCTGAGCATCGTGGGGAATTTGGCCAAACGGATGGTCGAGCAGTCCGGCCTGCCCATTGACGTGCACCTGACGACAGACCGCAGGGAGGCGATTCGGGATGCCGATTTCATCAGTACGCAGATGCGTGTCGGGATGCTGGAAGCCCGCGGCCGCGATGAGTCCATCCCGCTCAAATACGGGGTCATCGGGCAGGAAACGACCGGCCCCGGAGGCATGATGAAGGCGCTGCGGACGATCCCGGTGCTGCTTGATATTTGCCGCGATATGGAGGAGCTTGCTCCGAACGCATGGCTGCTCAATTTCACCAACCCTGCCGGTATGGTGACGGAGGCCATTCATACCTATACCAACGTTCGCAGCGTCGGATTGTGCAATGCTCCCATCGGCTTGACCAAATGGCTGTCGCAGACGTACAATACGCCGCCCGCCCAAATTTATACGGAATTCGTCGGTCTTAATCATCTGCACTGGGTCACGCGGGTTGACGTGAACGGCGAAGACAAGCTTCCGGAGCTGCTGAATAATCCTGCGGGGTTTACCGGCAAAAACGTGCCGCAAAACGGCTGGAATCCTGATTTCCTCCGCTCGCTCGGCGGGCTGCCGTCCTATTATCTGAAATACTTCTACATGACCGACGAGATGCTGGCGGAGCAGCAGGAAGCGCTTCTGCGCGATGGCCACCGCGCAGCTGTCGTCAAACGCGTCGAGGATGAGCTGTTCCGGCTCTACAGCGATCCGGAGCTGAACGAGAAGCCGAAGCAGCTGGAGCAGCGCGGCGGCGCCTTCTATTCCGAAGCGGCGGTCAACCTGATGAAGTCACTTCATAACGGCACGAACGACATTCAGACGCTCAATGTCGCGAACCGCGGCGTAATCGACTTCCTGCCGGTGGAAGCGGCCATTGAGGTCAACTGCGTCGTGACGCGGAACGGTCCGCTTCCGCTGCCGCTCACGCGAGTTCCCGCGCATGTGAAGGGTCTGATCCATGCGGTCAAAACCTACGAGCAGCTGGCCATTCGCGCAGCGGTCACCGGAGACCGGGATCTCGCGCTGCAGGCGATGGTCCACCATCCGCTTGTGCCGAACGTGAACACTGCCATTCCGCTGCTGAACGAGATGCTGGAGGCGAACAAAGCGTATTTGCCGCAGTTCTTCCCGCAGGGATAA
- a CDS encoding N-acetylglucosamine kinase, which yields MPYYLGIDGGGSKTHALLTDEHGFVLGKGQSGNGNHQIDAAEAKRHLAGAVNEALKSAGVKHDDVQHAYFGLAGADRETDYRILRPLVAAIGLPRHSIDCDTMIGLRAGTDRPYGISVICGTGTNCAGRNRFGEHLQIGGFNYMYGDFGGGGALNIEVFRSVVRAWDGRDEPTLLTDPLLRLLGYASVEAMFNDYLDHNKTVPVDAAKLLFEAAAIGDAASLAILRRQGTELGQAAAAVARRLGMSQDVFDVVLAGSLLTRGDTGGWIRGPLEELVHAAAPGASVALLKVDPVFGAVWSAMEADGGTIAPEVCERMRALGDFAAI from the coding sequence ATGCCCTATTATCTTGGCATTGACGGCGGCGGCAGCAAGACGCATGCGCTGCTGACCGACGAGCACGGCTTTGTGCTTGGCAAAGGCCAGAGCGGCAACGGCAATCACCAGATCGACGCCGCGGAAGCCAAGCGGCATCTGGCCGGCGCCGTGAACGAAGCGCTGAAGTCCGCGGGCGTGAAGCATGACGACGTGCAGCACGCGTACTTCGGGCTGGCGGGCGCCGACCGCGAAACGGATTACCGCATCCTGCGGCCTTTGGTCGCGGCGATCGGCCTTCCCCGCCATTCCATCGACTGCGACACGATGATCGGACTTCGCGCGGGCACAGATCGTCCTTACGGCATTTCCGTCATCTGCGGCACCGGGACGAACTGCGCGGGCCGCAATCGCTTCGGCGAGCATCTGCAGATCGGCGGCTTCAATTATATGTACGGCGATTTCGGCGGCGGCGGCGCGCTCAATATTGAGGTATTCCGCTCCGTCGTCCGCGCCTGGGACGGACGCGACGAGCCTACGCTCCTCACGGACCCGCTTCTCCGCCTGCTTGGGTATGCCAGCGTCGAGGCGATGTTCAACGATTACCTCGACCATAACAAGACCGTGCCCGTCGACGCCGCTAAGCTGCTGTTCGAGGCCGCGGCGATAGGGGACGCAGCTTCGCTTGCCATTCTGCGACGCCAAGGAACAGAGCTGGGCCAAGCAGCCGCAGCCGTCGCGAGACGGCTTGGCATGTCGCAGGACGTCTTCGACGTCGTCCTGGCAGGAAGCTTGCTGACCCGCGGCGACACCGGCGGCTGGATTCGCGGCCCGCTGGAGGAGCTTGTGCATGCCGCGGCGCCTGGCGCTTCCGTCGCCCTGCTTAAGGTGGATCCTGTCTTCGGCGCTGTATGGTCCGCGATGGAAGCAGACGGGGGAACGATTGCGCCTGAGGTGTGCGAGCGGATGCGGGCGCTTGGTGATTTTGCAGCTATCTAA
- a CDS encoding LacI family DNA-binding transcriptional regulator: protein MKISIFDVAKKSGLSVVTVSRVLNGAESVRESNRQKVLAAMKELDYRPSAAARSLAKGKTGIIGLILTTLQDSFFDAIINELNRILSSHGYFLALSVSTETEQGEEHYLIQEDRVDGIILLSPLAEDRFVMEIKRRNIPYVLIDNQQPEHDANAVNVDNSKGGYMASKHLIELGHTSIAHLSGSECFRSTRERRDGFLLALREAGLEPFELAPGDYDTEFGYQTAKRWAEANQLPTAVFAGDDYIAAGVINALTEAGAAVPGDVAVIGYDDQRIASQLRPFLTTIRQPADTIAAAAADMLLKRLDGTLKRASGVRVEPSLIERQTTAGPRSSSRPHTHRN from the coding sequence ATGAAAATCAGTATTTTCGACGTTGCCAAGAAATCAGGACTGTCCGTCGTCACGGTATCCCGCGTGCTGAACGGCGCGGAATCGGTGCGCGAGAGCAACCGGCAGAAGGTGCTCGCCGCGATGAAAGAGCTGGACTATCGGCCAAGCGCAGCGGCCCGCAGCCTTGCGAAGGGCAAGACGGGCATTATCGGCCTCATTCTGACCACGCTGCAGGATTCGTTCTTTGACGCCATCATTAACGAGCTTAATCGCATCCTATCGTCGCACGGCTACTTCCTCGCGCTATCGGTATCCACGGAGACGGAGCAGGGCGAAGAGCACTATCTCATTCAAGAGGACCGGGTGGACGGCATTATCCTGCTCTCACCTCTCGCGGAGGACCGCTTCGTCATGGAGATCAAGCGGCGAAATATCCCCTACGTGCTCATCGACAATCAACAACCGGAGCATGATGCCAATGCCGTCAACGTTGATAACAGCAAAGGCGGTTATATGGCATCGAAGCATCTCATCGAGCTCGGACATACCTCGATCGCGCATCTCAGCGGCAGCGAATGCTTCCGAAGCACACGGGAACGCCGCGACGGGTTCCTGCTCGCGCTCCGTGAGGCAGGCCTTGAGCCTTTCGAGCTCGCGCCCGGCGATTACGATACGGAATTCGGCTACCAGACCGCGAAGCGCTGGGCAGAAGCCAACCAGCTTCCCACTGCGGTATTTGCAGGGGACGATTACATTGCCGCCGGCGTCATTAACGCTTTAACGGAGGCCGGCGCAGCGGTCCCCGGCGACGTGGCCGTGATCGGCTACGACGACCAGCGGATCGCCTCGCAGCTCCGCCCTTTCCTTACCACGATCCGGCAGCCGGCGGATACCATTGCCGCCGCAGCAGCCGACATGCTGCTGAAACGACTGGACGGCACCTTGAAGCGCGCCTCCGGCGTCCGGGTGGAGCCCTCGCTTATTGAACGCCAGACCACCGCCGGACCTCGTTCTTCATCCCGGCCGCATACCCATAGAAATTAA
- a CDS encoding zinc ribbon domain-containing protein, with amino-acid sequence MIANAYKNCQSCGMPIAKGDKNGTEANGSKSMKYCSHCYVNGSFTLPELTAEGMKERVKEKLVSMGFPKFTTGLFTRGIPKLERWKNR; translated from the coding sequence ATGATCGCGAACGCGTATAAGAACTGCCAAAGCTGCGGCATGCCGATTGCGAAAGGCGATAAGAACGGTACGGAAGCGAACGGCTCGAAAAGCATGAAATACTGCAGCCACTGTTACGTGAACGGCAGCTTCACGCTGCCTGAGCTGACGGCGGAAGGGATGAAGGAACGGGTCAAAGAGAAGCTCGTAAGCATGGGTTTTCCGAAATTCACGACAGGCTTGTTCACGCGAGGCATCCCCAAGCTGGAACGCTGGAAGAACCGCTAG